From one Tsukamurella tyrosinosolvens genomic stretch:
- a CDS encoding VWA domain-containing protein, which produces MGGLTSLATPIWLLGILVVLAILAGYVYNERRRSKRALKFANMSVLDSVAPPGPNRWRHVPIALLSIGMILLMVALSGPQAMRKVPRSKATVVLVVDVSLSMKATDVSPNRLDAAKEAAKKFVGELPQGMNLGIVSYAGTAQLLVSPTPDRSLATNAIDHLDLAQRTATGEGIYAAIQSIKNIRDVLGGKDAAPPARIILESDGKQTVPTDLDDPRGGFTAARKAKEEGIPISTISFGTPNGTVDIEGQNIPVPVDDASLKQIADLSGGQFFSASSLSDLNEAYGTLRDEIGWEMQKGDNSRIWVLWATGLLVLGAAGAVAFNRRLP; this is translated from the coding sequence ATGGGCGGACTGACCTCGCTCGCCACCCCGATCTGGCTGCTCGGCATCCTCGTCGTGCTCGCCATCCTGGCGGGGTACGTCTACAACGAGCGGCGGCGCAGCAAGCGCGCGCTGAAGTTCGCGAACATGTCGGTGCTCGACTCCGTGGCGCCGCCCGGACCCAACCGGTGGCGGCACGTCCCCATCGCGCTGCTGAGCATCGGCATGATCCTGCTCATGGTCGCGCTGTCCGGGCCGCAGGCGATGCGCAAGGTGCCGCGGAGCAAGGCCACCGTCGTGCTGGTCGTCGACGTCTCGTTGTCGATGAAGGCGACCGACGTGAGCCCGAACCGGCTCGACGCCGCCAAGGAGGCCGCGAAGAAGTTCGTCGGCGAGCTGCCGCAGGGCATGAACCTCGGCATCGTCTCCTACGCCGGCACTGCGCAGCTGCTCGTGTCCCCGACGCCGGACCGCTCGCTCGCGACGAACGCGATCGATCACCTCGACCTGGCGCAGCGCACCGCGACGGGCGAGGGCATCTACGCGGCGATCCAGTCGATCAAGAACATCCGGGACGTGCTGGGCGGTAAGGACGCCGCGCCGCCGGCCCGGATCATCCTCGAGTCCGACGGCAAGCAGACGGTGCCGACCGATCTCGACGATCCGCGTGGCGGGTTCACCGCCGCCCGCAAGGCGAAGGAGGAGGGCATCCCCATCTCGACGATCTCCTTCGGCACGCCGAACGGCACCGTCGACATCGAGGGCCAGAACATCCCCGTCCCCGTCGACGACGCGTCCCTCAAGCAGATCGCCGATCTCTCCGGCGGCCAGTTCTTCTCCGCCTCCTCGCTGAGCGACCTCAACGAGGCGTACGGCACCCTGCGCGACGAGATCGGTTGGGAGATGCAGAAGGGCGACAACTCGCGGATCTGGGTCCTATGGGCCACCGGCCTGCTCGTGCTCGGGGCCGCGGGCGCGGTCGCCTTCAACCGTCGCCTGCCGTGA